One region of Macadamia integrifolia cultivar HAES 741 chromosome 11, SCU_Mint_v3, whole genome shotgun sequence genomic DNA includes:
- the LOC122093487 gene encoding stearoyl-[acyl-carrier-protein] 9-desaturase 6, chloroplastic-like produces the protein MQGSQLLCHQQHLFLPGSTGNMKHRIVRTKNSATGTIRLRRQSISSVAAPPHQPSVKHSMPPEKAEVFKSLNGWATETLLPYLKPVEQLWQPHNYLPESSLPSDEFEEQVRELRKRTSELPDEYLVVLVGDMITEEALPTYQSMINRLDGVKDETGSSPDPWSVWTRSWTAEENRHGDLLKTYLYLSGRVNMLSIERTIQYLIGAGMVPGLENNPYLGFVYTSFQERATFVSHGNTARLAKDRGDTVLARICGTIAADEKRHENAYIKIVEKLLEVDRSEAMLGIEDMMRKQITMPAHLMYDGHDPHLFDRFSAVAQKIGVYTAADYADILEFLVGRWKLEKLEGLNSDARKAQDFVCGLAPRYRKLQERAHERAQKMDPQTLRFSWIFDREVSL, from the exons atgcaGGGAAGCCAACTGTTGTGCCATCAACAGCACCTCTTTTTGCCCGGAAGCACCGGGAATATGAAACATCGCATTGTCAGAACGAAAAACTCCGCGACCGGCACTATCAGACTCCGGCGACAATCAATCTCTTCGGTAGCGGCTCCGCCACATCAACCTTCGGTTAAGCACTCAATGCCACCGGAGAAGGCGGAGGTTTTCAAGTCGCTCAACGGGTGGGCCACGGAAACGCTGCTCCCATACCTGAAGCCAGTGGAGCAACTGTGGCAGCCACACAATTACTTGCCGGAGTCGTCCTTGCCGTCGGATGAGTTTGAGGAGCAAGTGAGGGAGCTACGGAAGCGAACTTCGGAATTGCCGGACGAGTACTTGGTGGTTTTGGTGGGTGACATGATCACGGAAGAGGCACTGCCTACGTATCAGTCTATGATCAACCGTCTTGACGGGGTCAAGGACGAGACCGGCTCCAGCCCGGACCCATGGTCCGTCTGGACTCGTAGTTGGACCGCCGAAGAGAACCGGCATGGTGATCTGCTCAAGACCTACCTCTACCTCTCCGGACGTGTCAATATGCTTTCGATCGAGCGCACCATTCAATACCTCATCGGTGCTGGCATG GTACCTGGTTTAGAGAACAACCCATACTTGGGATTCGTGTACACGTCATTCCAAGAGCGAGCCACGTTCGTATCGCACGGCAACACGGCTCGCTTGGCAAAGGACCGTGGGGACACCGTGTTGGCACGTATCTGCGGCACCATTGCAGCTGACGAGAAGCGACACGAGAACGCTTACATCAAGATAGTGGAGAAGTTGTTGGAGGTGGACCGCTCAGAGGCAATGCTCGGGATCGAAGATATGATGCGAAAGCAGATTACGATGCCAGCACACCTGATGTACGATGGGCATGACCCTCATTTGTTTGATCGCTTCTCCGCCGTTGCACAGAAAATCGGTGTATACACAGCCGCGGACTACGCAGATATTTTGGAATTCCTGGTCGGGCGGTGGAAGCTTGAGAAGCTAGAGGGCCTGAACAGTGATGCTCGTAAGGCTCAGGATTTCGTTTGTGGGTTGGCACCCAGGTACCGGAAGTTGCAGGAACGAGCCCATGAGCGAGCTCAGAAGATGGATCCTCAGACTTTGCGCTTCTCCTGGATCTTTGACAGGGAAGTCAGTTTGTAA
- the LOC122094319 gene encoding auxin efflux carrier component 6, which translates to MISGDDFYKVMCAMVPLYFAMLIAYASVKWWKLFTPEQCSGINRFVATFAVPVLSFHFISQNNPYQMDTKFILADTLSKIIVLLLLSLWAIFSTAGGLDWLITIFSLATLPNTLVMGIPLLDAMYGEFTQSLMVQIVVLQCIIWYTLLLFLFEYRAATLLIRDQFPGTTAAAITKIEIDGDVISLDGRDPLKAESEMDGKGHIHVRIRRSTSSAPDSGMSSSFAMTPRASNLSGAEIYSVNTPVRPHEFNHANGDMVFGYRAGSPRLSGYASSDAYSLQPTPRASNFNELDTTTVTTANTPTWIRSPVGSGKVYGNHTPGISVVNVKMAWESPGKFQGGSRGGSGSGGGGERQGCKDVNGLALGEKDLSFRNNTKLSGTEDGDSKSFEEANQKMPHALVMVKLILVMVGRKLSRNPNTYSSILGLLWSLISFKWNVGMPNLVKYSIKIISDAGLGMAMFSLGLFMALQPRIIACGTKMAMIGMAIRFLSGPILMAAASLAIGLRGIRLHAAIVQAALPQGIVPFVFAREYGLHADLLSTGVIFGMLVSLPVTLLYYILLGL; encoded by the exons ATGATAAGCGGAGATGATTTCTATAAGGTGATGTGCGCCATGGTTCCCCTCTACTTTGCGATGTTGATAGCCTACGCATCCGTGAAATGGTGGAAGTTATTCACTCCCGAGCAATGCTCCGGCATCAACCGCTTCGTCGCCACCTTCGCTGTCCCTGTCCTCTCCTTCCATTTCATTTCTCAGAACAACCCATATCAGATGGACACCAAGTTCATACTCGCCGATACTCTTTCTAAGATCatagttcttctccttctctccttgtGGGCCATCTTCTCCACTGCAGGAGGTCTGGATTGGTTAATCACTATCTTCTCCCTTGCAACATTACCCAACACCCTCGTCATGGGCATTCCTTTGCTTGATGCTATGTATGGAGAATTCACTCAGTCTCTCATGGTCCAAATCGTTGTTCTCCAATGCATCATCTG GTATACGCTATTGCTTTTCCTGTTTGAGTACAGAGCAGCTACGTTACTGATCCGAGACCAGTTTCCGGGAACCACAGCGGCCGCGATAACAAAGATTGAGATAGACGGCGATGTGATCTCGCTAGATGGGCGGGACCCGTTAAAAGCGGAATCTGAAATGGACGGTAAAGGGCACATCCATGTCCGTATCCGAAGGTCTACATCGTCGGCTCCGGACTCGGGCATGTCATCGTCGTTCGCGATGACTCCACGTGCGTCCAATCTATCAGGGGCGGAGATATACTCTGTCAATACTCCGGTGCGGCCGCATGAGTTTAACCATGCCAACGGTGATATGGTGTTCGGCTACCGGGCTGGGAGTCCCAGGCTGTCTGGGTATGCTTCGTCGGATGCGTATTCGTTGCAACCGACGCCTCGGGCGTCTAACTTCAATGAGTTGGATACAACTACCGTGACGACAGCGAATACGCCTACCTGGATAAGGTCTCCGGTGGGTAGTGGGAAGGTTTACGGGAATCATACGCCGGGAATCTCGGTGGTGAACGTGAAAATGGCGTGGGAGTCTCCCGGAAAATTTCAGGGTGGTAGTAGAGGTGGTagtggcagtggtggtggaggagagagacaagGGTGCAAAGATGTTAATGGGCTAGCTCTTGGAG aGAAAGATCTAAGCTTCAGAAACAACACAAAATTATCTGGGACAGAGGATGGAGATTCAAAGTCTTTTGAAGAAGCGAATCAGAAGATGCCACATGCCCTTGTCATGGTCAAGCTCATATTGGTTATGGTGGGCCGGAAGCTCTCCCGCAATCCCAATACTTATTCCAGCATCTTAGGCCTCCTCTGGTCTTTAATttccttcaa GTGGAATGTGGGCATGCCTAATTTGGTAAAATACTCAATAAAGATAATTTCAGATGCAGGGCTTGGGATGGCTATGTTCAGTCTAG GTTTGTTCATGGCTCTTCAACCTAGGATCATTGCCTGTGGCACAAAAATGGCGATGATCGGAATGGCAATTCGATTCTTAAGTGGACCAATCTTAATGGCGGCCGCATCGTTAGCCATTGGATTAAGAGGTATCAGATTGCATGCTGCCATAGTTCAG GCTGCTCTTCCACAAGGAATTGTACCTTTTGTCTTCGCAAGGGAATATGGGTTGCATGCTGACTTACTTAGCACCGG GGTTATCTTTGGCATGCTAGTCTCCTTACCCGTAACTCTACTCTACTACATATTGCTTGGCCTATGA
- the LOC122094320 gene encoding cell wall / vacuolar inhibitor of fructosidase 2-like, with protein sequence MGSLHFPFLLLYLISFHVLFDSQSPSKLVKGDATLIQQTCKSTKYYDLCVSSLRSYPTSLKADTKGLAVIMVGIGMANATDTYSYLSSQLLCSPNDAATKKVLKLCSDKYSYAYDALQASLQDLGSDSFDYASIRVTAASDYPNACHNAFRPVRSPPPSMAYPAELARREEALKHLCDVALGIIDLLLSQE encoded by the coding sequence ATGGGTTCACTTCattttcccttccttcttctgtaCTTGATCTCATTCCACGTCCTCTTTGATAGTCAATCGCCCTCAAAGCTTGTGAAGGGGGACGCCACATTGATCCAACAGACCTGCAAAAGCACTAAATACTACGACCTCTGTGTGTCTTCTCTGAGATCCTATCCCACAAGCCTCAAAGCCGACACCAAGGGCTTGGCAGTCATCATGGTCGGGATTGGCATGGCCAACGCCACAGACACCTACTCCTACCTGTCGTCTCAGTTGCTGTGCAGTCCCAATGATGCGGCCACCAAGAAAGTCCTCAAGCTGTGCTCCGACAAGTATTCTTACGCTTATGACGCTCTGCAGGCGTCGCTCCAGGACTTGGGTTCAGACTCCTTCGATTATGCGTCTATTCGTGTCACTGCGGCCTCTGACTACCCCAACGCTTGCCACAATGCCTTTAGACCAGTAAGGTCTCCTCCTCCTTCTATGGCGTATCCGGCAGAGCTTGCACGTAGGGAAgaagctttgaagcatctctgTGATGTGGCTCTAGGGATAATAGATCTTCTTCTTTCACAGGAATAA